One Drosophila virilis strain 15010-1051.87 chromosome 5, Dvir_AGI_RSII-ME, whole genome shotgun sequence DNA window includes the following coding sequences:
- the LOC138911351 gene encoding uncharacterized protein, giving the protein MSIPYRLSVLRTYSGFRTVSDEVATLLAGMLPVDILAKEMDKIYMARIAAGDAVSMDVIRSERATSMATWQERWNTANQGIWTHKLIPNLEQWIRRRNGEMNFQLTPFFTGHGGIGSISIGSGMRTLQSARIAQIWTKKRNTCCTNARARSSNRRHLVGSIGSDVIFLNNADLALNTRPHEGGCQPLHGLTACKDNHEI; this is encoded by the exons atgtcaatcccctataggctcagtgtTCTGCGCACCTATTCTGGATTccggacggtgtcggacgaggTAGCCACACTATtggcaggaatgctgccagtagatatactggccaaggaaatggataaaatttacatggcccgaatagcCGCGGGAGACGCTGTCTCAATGGacgtcatccggtcggagagagcaacatcaatggcaacttggcaggagagatggaacacggcAAACCAGGGGATATGGACACATAAACTGATCCCCAATCTGGagcaatggattaggagacggaatggcgaaatgaacttccaACTAACACcgtttttcactggacacggcggtataggaagtatctctataggttcaggcatgaggacTCTCCAGAGTGCCCGAATTGCCCAAATCTGGACGAAGAAACGGAACacgtgctgtaccaatgctcgag CACGCTCCTCGAATCGTCGCCATTTAGTTGGCAGTATAGGTTCAGATGTGATATTCCTGAATAATGCGGATCTGGCTCTGAACACTCGACCCCATGAAGGCGGGTGTCAACCCTTGCATGGCCTCACTGCCTGCAAAGACAACCATGAGATCTAA